Proteins encoded within one genomic window of Tidjanibacter massiliensis:
- a CDS encoding glycoside hydrolase family 130 protein: protein MDIAKRFPENPILRPSDLRPGIGGMEIVCLLNPGVFRLGGRTGLLLRVAERPRQEEGRISFPIYNDRDEIEVLSFDKDDSRLDASDPRVIKYNGQNYLTTLSYLRPVFSDDGVHFYEDADYRPIYGKGPLESFGIEDCRVATMDDGYFLTFTEVSPVAVGVGLIATRDFKTLERKGMIFPPHNKDCALFESTVGGKYYAFHRPSSPELGGNYIWLAESPDRLHWGNHRCIAVTREGRWDSARVGAGAAPVRTEKGWLEIYHGADGNNRYCLGALLLDLENPAKVLARSDEPIMEPTAPYEKTGFFGNVVFTNGQYVEGDTIHMYYGASDEVICGATLSIREVLATLNV, encoded by the coding sequence ATGGATATTGCAAAAAGGTTTCCGGAAAATCCCATTCTCAGACCGTCCGACCTTCGTCCCGGCATTGGCGGGATGGAGATAGTCTGTCTGCTCAATCCCGGTGTCTTCCGCCTCGGCGGCCGTACGGGACTGCTGCTCAGGGTGGCCGAAAGGCCGCGGCAGGAGGAGGGGCGCATCAGTTTCCCCATATACAACGACCGGGACGAGATAGAGGTGTTGTCTTTCGACAAGGATGACAGCCGGCTCGACGCCTCCGACCCGCGGGTCATCAAATACAACGGACAGAACTATCTGACGACGCTCTCTTACCTGCGTCCCGTCTTCAGCGACGACGGGGTGCATTTCTACGAGGATGCCGATTACCGGCCGATTTACGGCAAGGGGCCCCTCGAATCATTCGGTATAGAGGATTGTCGCGTCGCTACCATGGATGACGGTTATTTCCTGACCTTTACGGAGGTTTCGCCCGTTGCTGTAGGGGTGGGGCTGATAGCTACCCGCGATTTCAAAACCCTCGAACGCAAGGGTATGATATTCCCTCCGCATAACAAGGACTGCGCCCTTTTTGAATCGACGGTCGGCGGGAAATATTATGCCTTCCACCGTCCGAGCAGTCCGGAGCTCGGCGGCAACTACATCTGGCTTGCCGAGTCGCCCGACCGCCTGCACTGGGGGAATCACCGGTGCATTGCCGTAACGCGCGAGGGGCGGTGGGATTCCGCCCGCGTGGGGGCCGGAGCCGCCCCCGTCCGTACCGAGAAGGGGTGGCTCGAGATATACCATGGAGCCGACGGCAACAACCGTTACTGCCTCGGGGCGCTGCTTCTCGACCTCGAGAATCCTGCGAAAGTGCTTGCACGGAGCGACGAGCCCATCATGGAACCTACGGCACCCTACGAAAAGACGGGCTTCTTCGGAAACGTCGTCTTCACCAACGGACAGTATGTGGAAGGGGATACGATACACATGTATTACGGGGCGAGCGACGAAGTCATCTGCGGGGCCACCCTCTCCATCCGTGAAGTTCTGGCCACGCTGAACGTGTAG
- a CDS encoding MFS transporter yields MAKFLNEFQYFRRQPHNMKVLLITNLCFAFVLPVIEIFVGAYIMRNTNNPSFVAVYQLAQYTGIVLSSLINGFLLKRINVRTLYMFGILVSGISLLVMMTVQAVGLWELVLSGLLLGVSVGFFWTNRYLLALNSTTDDNRNYFYGLESFFFSVCSILVPLAVGGFLAKASGTGFFGSTMDINKAYQIVTFVTLGICILACIALSRGKFTNPAQKKFLYFKFNRLWKKMIGLAALKGLIQGFLVTAPAILILRLVGSEGELGLIQGIGGLITAVIVYVLGRVTKPKDRIAVFAVGIVIFFIGTLVNAALFSAVGVIVFVLCKIFFQPLHDLAYNPIQLRTIDVVSHQEHRNEYAYIMNHELGLYAGRAIGLVLFIVLATYVSEDFALKFALVIVGAVELLSIPLAKNITKNTDKAPKYAAPDVQGS; encoded by the coding sequence ATGGCAAAATTCCTCAACGAATTCCAGTATTTCCGCCGGCAGCCCCACAACATGAAGGTGCTGCTCATCACGAACCTCTGTTTCGCATTCGTACTCCCCGTCATAGAGATATTCGTCGGGGCGTACATCATGCGCAATACGAACAATCCCTCCTTCGTGGCCGTGTATCAGCTCGCGCAGTACACGGGCATCGTGCTGTCGTCGCTTATCAACGGTTTTCTACTGAAACGGATAAATGTCCGGACGCTCTATATGTTCGGTATTCTCGTGAGCGGTATCTCGCTGTTGGTGATGATGACCGTCCAGGCCGTAGGATTGTGGGAACTTGTTCTTTCGGGCCTGCTGCTCGGCGTTTCGGTCGGTTTCTTCTGGACGAACCGTTATCTGCTCGCGCTCAACTCGACGACGGACGACAACCGTAACTACTTCTACGGCCTCGAATCGTTCTTCTTCTCGGTATGCTCCATTCTCGTTCCGCTCGCTGTGGGCGGTTTCCTCGCCAAAGCCTCCGGAACGGGTTTCTTCGGAAGTACGATGGACATCAACAAGGCGTATCAGATAGTCACTTTCGTGACGCTCGGCATCTGCATCCTTGCCTGCATTGCCCTCTCGCGCGGGAAATTCACCAATCCGGCACAGAAGAAATTCCTTTATTTTAAATTCAACCGGTTGTGGAAGAAGATGATTGGCCTGGCCGCACTGAAAGGGCTCATTCAGGGTTTCCTGGTCACCGCTCCTGCCATCCTTATCCTGCGGCTTGTGGGCAGTGAGGGCGAACTCGGTCTCATACAGGGTATTGGCGGACTGATAACGGCCGTCATCGTCTATGTGCTGGGCCGCGTCACCAAACCCAAGGACCGTATTGCGGTATTCGCCGTGGGTATCGTCATCTTCTTTATCGGAACGCTCGTCAATGCGGCGCTCTTTTCGGCCGTGGGCGTAATTGTGTTCGTGCTGTGCAAAATCTTCTTCCAGCCGCTGCACGACCTCGCCTACAATCCGATACAGCTCCGGACGATAGACGTGGTGTCGCATCAGGAGCACCGCAACGAATACGCCTACATCATGAACCATGAGCTGGGTCTCTATGCGGGCCGGGCGATAGGGTTGGTGCTTTTCATCGTGTTGGCGACCTACGTGTCGGAGGATTTCGCACTGAAATTCGCACTGGTCATCGTCGGTGCCGTGGAGTTGCTCTCCATTCCCCTTGCCAAAAACATCACCAAGAATACGGACAAAGCCCCGAAGTATGCCGCACCCGACGTACAGGGCTCTTAA